One genomic region from Thermoleptolyngbya sichuanensis A183 encodes:
- a CDS encoding SLBB domain-containing protein, whose product MSNFQKHTASVASALIVLSGVALPAHSQLQPAAPISVSQSVFVEDAYTLGPSDRIQVTLFRVPEYTGPQQVLVDGTLNLPLAGSVFVEGLTLQQAAAAISARYAPFYRRPIVTLSLLSPRPIRYSVAGEIDRPGSYTFNISGDQGGQTLTTARLPTLTTALQNAGGVTSSANVRQIQIRRTQRLSPTQSTTQLITVNLWELLQEGDLTQDITLRDGDTIQIPAASTLNLAETRRLAGANLYAATRRPIDIVVVGEVKRPGTHTLALGTGGNNAEALIPTVTRAIQVAGGITETANVRQIQVRRQTASGRVQTLDVDLWDLLQTGNVNQDTVLQNGDTVYIPVATALDPAEATELAAATFSPASIQVYVVGEVNQPGIVEVPPNTPLNQAILAAGGFNNRRARRDSVKLIRLNPDGTVAERTIEIDFANALNDADNPALRGNDVIVVGRSGLASFSDTLGTITTPIGQIFPIVNILRLFGL is encoded by the coding sequence ATGTCTAACTTCCAAAAACACACTGCCTCCGTTGCAAGTGCGCTGATCGTGTTGAGCGGTGTTGCCTTGCCTGCCCATAGCCAGTTGCAGCCCGCAGCGCCAATTTCTGTTTCCCAGTCTGTGTTTGTTGAGGATGCTTATACCCTGGGGCCGAGCGATCGCATTCAGGTCACCCTCTTTCGAGTGCCAGAATACACTGGCCCCCAGCAAGTTTTGGTAGACGGCACGCTCAACTTGCCCCTGGCCGGGTCTGTGTTTGTAGAAGGACTGACGCTTCAGCAGGCCGCAGCGGCAATTTCTGCCCGCTATGCGCCGTTTTATCGCCGTCCGATTGTCACCCTCAGCCTGCTGTCTCCCCGCCCGATTCGCTATAGCGTCGCTGGAGAAATCGATCGCCCCGGATCTTACACCTTCAACATATCGGGCGATCAGGGGGGGCAAACGCTTACTACCGCTAGGTTGCCAACGCTGACGACTGCTCTGCAAAATGCAGGGGGAGTTACCTCCTCTGCCAATGTCCGCCAAATTCAAATTCGCCGCACCCAGCGCCTCAGCCCGACCCAAAGCACGACACAACTGATTACTGTGAACCTCTGGGAGTTGTTGCAAGAGGGCGACCTGACCCAAGACATTACCCTCCGAGACGGCGACACGATTCAGATCCCAGCGGCAAGCACGCTGAATCTGGCGGAAACTCGCCGCTTGGCAGGAGCCAATCTGTATGCCGCAACGCGCCGCCCGATTGACATTGTGGTGGTGGGTGAGGTGAAGCGGCCGGGCACGCATACTCTAGCGCTTGGCACGGGCGGCAATAATGCTGAAGCGCTGATTCCCACAGTGACTCGCGCGATTCAGGTGGCAGGTGGCATTACCGAAACGGCGAATGTCCGACAGATCCAAGTGCGCCGACAAACCGCTAGTGGTCGTGTGCAAACGCTGGATGTCGATCTCTGGGATCTGCTGCAAACGGGCAATGTGAATCAGGATACAGTTTTGCAAAACGGCGATACGGTCTATATTCCGGTTGCGACTGCGCTCGATCCGGCTGAGGCAACGGAACTTGCAGCCGCAACCTTCTCGCCCGCGTCGATTCAGGTCTACGTGGTGGGCGAGGTGAACCAGCCTGGAATTGTGGAAGTTCCCCCGAATACGCCACTCAATCAGGCGATTTTGGCGGCGGGTGGTTTTAACAATCGTCGGGCTCGGCGCGATTCGGTGAAGCTGATCCGATTGAATCCTGATGGAACGGTGGCAGAACGCACGATTGAAATCGACTTTGCCAATGCATTGAATGATGCGGATAATCCAGCCTTGCGAGGTAACGATGTGATTGTGGTTGGGCGATCGGGATTGGCCAGCTTCTCAGACACCTTGGGAACGATTACAACACCCATTGGGCAGATTTTTCCGATTGTGAATATTCTGCGATTGTTTGGCCTTTAG
- a CDS encoding ISKra4 family transposase (programmed frameshift) has product MTPEDQKRLETCTAEIAEILYRNSNREGLDSLEGIEQTVRRQMLEEVSPRVAPFFVNQKAYPARGRVRRLKSLVGVLEIRQSQAERLGVKAYSRLSGGLEKANLRLSANESFQDAEDDIVALTGMRVGHSTQQRLVGRQSFESAEAKQGVSEVSIDGGKVRLRDLLESDSPWRDYKAVRVEGIYYNAFFQDNDSLIDYLSAQRLLSPLVCLGDGHAGVWNLFAQLTTVETRWEILDWYHLKENLYKVGGSLKRLAAAEMLLWQGQVEAARALFADCRRKQARNFEAYLSTHRSRIVNYGFYQAEQLCSIGSGAVESAVKQIGRRLQISGARWNTASVNAMLSLRCAYLNGQLAS; this is encoded by the exons ATGACACCTGAAGACCAAAAGCGATTGGAAACTTGTACAGCAGAGATCGCCGAGATTTTGTATCGCAATAGCAACCGAGAGGGGCTCGATAGTCTAGAAGGCATCGAGCAGACTGTACGACGGCAAATGCTAGAGGAGGTGAGCCCTCGAGTTGCCC CTTTTTTTGTCAACCAGAAAGCCTACCCCGCCCGAGGCCGGGTTCGCCGATTGAAGAGTTTGGTAGGGGTCCTTGAGATTCGTCAAAGTCAGGCAGAACGGTTAGGCGTAAAGGCTTACAGCCGTCTCAGTGGTGGCCTAGAGAAAGCCAACCTACGCTTAAGTGCCAACGAATCGTTTCAAGATGCAGAGGATGACATCGTAGCCCTGACCGGGATGCGGGTCGGGCACTCGACCCAACAACGTCTGGTGGGGCGTCAGTCGTTCGAGTCTGCCGAGGCTAAACAAGGCGTCAGTGAGGTCAGCATTGATGGCGGCAAAGTCCGTCTGCGTGACCTGCTAGAGTCCGATAGCCCGTGGCGAGACTACAAAGCGGTGCGGGTGGAGGGGATTTATTACAACGCCTTCTTCCAAGACAATGACAGCTTGATTGATTATCTCAGCGCTCAACGCTTGCTCTCCCCACTGGTCTGTCTGGGCGATGGTCACGCTGGGGTGTGGAATCTGTTTGCTCAACTCACCACCGTTGAGACCCGTTGGGAAATCCTCGATTGGTACCATCTCAAAGAAAACCTCTACAAAGTCGGTGGGTCGCTCAAGCGCTTAGCAGCGGCGGAAATGCTGTTATGGCAAGGTCAAGTGGAAGCCGCCAGGGCCCTCTTTGCCGACTGTCGGCGCAAGCAAGCCCGCAATTTTGAAGCCTATCTGAGCACCCATCGCTCTCGCATCGTGAATTATGGGTTCTACCAGGCTGAGCAACTCTGTTCTATTGGATCAGGAGCCGTAGAATCGGCTGTCAAACAGATTGGGCGACGCCTCCAAATTTCGGGTGCTCGCTGGAATACGGCCTCCGTTAATGCCATGTTGAGTCTGCGCTGTGCCTACCTCAATGGACAGCTCGCCAGTTGA
- the dmeF gene encoding CDF family Co(II)/Ni(II) efflux transporter DmeF, whose amino-acid sequence MHIHTLEPWQHPHDFLIRQDRAERKTQIVLVLTAVTMVAEIAAGTLFGSMSLLADGWHMATHVAAFGITVFAYQYARKQANNPQYTFGTGKVSVLGGFTSAIALAVVALLMAIESGYRLFQPQQIQFNEALWVALLGLGVNLVSAVLLQDSHDPSHSYSHDPAAPSHQLHLPHETAHSSHTDHNLRAAYVHVLADALTSTLAIAALLAGKLGGWTWLDPIMGVVGAVVIARWANSLIRETGAILLDGATDRTVRLDLISAIEADADNRVVDLHVWNVSPAHLAATVALVTHEPQPPEHYKNLLKHIPALSHVIVEVNPCQGEACMSLSSKAL is encoded by the coding sequence ATGCACATTCACACCCTGGAACCCTGGCAACACCCACACGACTTTTTGATCCGTCAGGATCGGGCAGAACGCAAGACCCAAATTGTGCTGGTTCTGACTGCTGTCACGATGGTTGCTGAGATTGCAGCGGGAACCCTGTTTGGCTCGATGTCGCTGCTGGCCGATGGGTGGCACATGGCAACCCATGTTGCAGCATTTGGAATTACGGTCTTCGCATACCAATACGCCCGGAAACAGGCCAACAATCCCCAATACACCTTTGGCACGGGGAAGGTTAGCGTGCTGGGTGGGTTTACGAGTGCGATCGCCCTGGCGGTGGTAGCGCTGCTGATGGCGATCGAGTCGGGATATCGGCTATTTCAGCCCCAGCAGATTCAGTTTAATGAAGCCCTCTGGGTGGCGCTGCTGGGGTTGGGGGTGAATTTGGTCAGCGCTGTGCTGTTGCAAGATTCCCACGATCCTTCTCATAGCTATTCCCACGACCCTGCGGCTCCTTCTCACCAGCTGCATCTTCCGCACGAGACGGCGCACTCGTCCCATACCGACCACAACCTGCGGGCTGCCTATGTTCACGTCCTGGCAGATGCGCTGACCTCGACGCTGGCGATCGCCGCCCTTCTAGCAGGCAAATTGGGAGGCTGGACTTGGCTCGATCCAATCATGGGCGTGGTCGGCGCAGTGGTGATTGCTCGATGGGCCAATAGTCTGATCCGAGAAACGGGGGCCATCTTGCTAGACGGCGCAACCGATCGCACGGTTCGGCTAGACCTGATCAGCGCCATCGAAGCCGATGCCGACAATCGGGTGGTTGATTTGCATGTGTGGAACGTCAGCCCGGCTCATCTGGCTGCCACCGTTGCGCTAGTCACCCACGAGCCGCAGCCACCAGAGCATTACAAAAACCTGCTGAAACATATCCCCGCGCTCTCTCACGTCATCGTTGAAGTCAATCCCTGCCAGGGAGAGGCCTGCATGAGTCTGTCGTCTAAAGCGCTATGA
- a CDS encoding transposase: protein MSPTSRLYDALNDFLRQCDIQWQDARHLQTLCWMIIGMIGSQNVHLNGFGVYVRSRAQMAQSHQRRFRRWLSNRRINVASAHHALIGQALSNWQTQRLYLSLDTTVVWNCFCIVWVAVVYRGRTVPVAWKVVAQSSSTVRLWTIQRVLRQAQRLMPEGVAIVLLADRGFADGKLMKYLRENLGWHFRIRIKRSFQFQHQGQWRQVSSVQLQPGQAYFTPAVSVGRTKPYDNVYLAFAHDKLSRENWTIVSDEPTNLQTFAQYRLRFQVEESFLDLKSNGFNLEASRLRDEVALSQLCGVIALTMLFLVLQGGQVVASGKRRQVDAHWKRGMSYLKLGWNWIRLAITHQWKIHVYQFLSCSPDPQPAIASRRQHDDSLKREFTVLSRIPAS from the coding sequence ATGTCACCGACTTCCCGTCTTTATGATGCGTTGAATGATTTTCTGCGTCAATGCGACATTCAGTGGCAGGATGCTCGCCATCTGCAAACACTGTGCTGGATGATCATTGGCATGATTGGAAGCCAAAACGTTCATCTCAATGGATTTGGGGTGTATGTGAGGAGTCGCGCTCAAATGGCTCAATCCCACCAACGCCGGTTTCGCCGCTGGTTGTCGAATCGGCGGATCAATGTCGCGTCCGCTCATCATGCGCTGATTGGGCAGGCTCTGTCCAACTGGCAGACCCAACGACTCTACTTAAGCCTCGATACAACGGTCGTATGGAATTGTTTCTGCATCGTCTGGGTCGCAGTGGTGTACCGAGGAAGAACGGTTCCGGTCGCTTGGAAAGTGGTGGCGCAATCAAGCAGCACCGTCAGGTTGTGGACGATTCAACGGGTACTGCGGCAAGCGCAACGGCTGATGCCCGAAGGTGTCGCGATTGTCCTTTTGGCAGACCGAGGGTTTGCCGATGGCAAGTTGATGAAATACCTCCGGGAGAATCTGGGTTGGCATTTCCGCATCCGCATCAAACGCTCCTTCCAATTTCAGCACCAAGGGCAGTGGCGCCAGGTATCGTCGGTTCAATTGCAACCAGGACAAGCTTACTTTACGCCTGCAGTGTCGGTGGGTAGAACAAAGCCCTACGACAATGTTTACCTTGCCTTTGCCCACGACAAACTCAGCAGGGAGAATTGGACAATTGTGAGTGATGAGCCGACGAACTTGCAGACGTTTGCCCAATATCGACTGAGATTTCAGGTGGAGGAGTCGTTTTTGGATTTGAAGTCCAACGGGTTTAATCTCGAAGCCTCCAGACTCAGAGACGAGGTTGCCCTTTCCCAGTTGTGTGGGGTAATCGCCTTGACGATGCTGTTCTTAGTTCTCCAAGGGGGGCAAGTGGTCGCATCCGGCAAGCGTCGCCAAGTCGATGCTCACTGGAAGCGCGGCATGAGTTATCTCAAGCTGGGCTGGAATTGGATTCGGCTGGCTATCACTCACCAGTGGAAGATTCACGTTTATCAGTTCCTCTCCTGTTCACCTGACCCTCAACCTGCCATCGCATCAAGGCGACAACACGATGACTCCCTAAAGCGTGAATTCACTGTCCTCAGCCGTATTCCAGCTTCTTAG
- a CDS encoding transposase: MPATTCLYDQVLSLLRQSSNARDLRHLKALAWMVTALVCSGRLSLPQWEAYVPSRARQAQSTERRWQRFLGNRRVRVKSLYVPLVLAAIHRWQGRRLYLALDTTVLWNRYCRIHLTVTCCGRAVPLLWRVLEHPSATVSTKRYLPMLRLAHRLLQSYPDVMVLADRGFANHDLLEWLSQSRWHYCLRLPSDVVVQGPRRHPVKVGYLWPPKGEARLYEGVGIWSEGRWRCNLVLAHVKGVEEPWAVITDESPSLNTLWQYALRFRVEELFLDSKSGVFELEASGIRSAPALERLYLVAAIAILDGTTQGMAVQLDGLRCQVDPHWRRGISYLNIGLRWLKGAVNKGRTLLQPIALFTVDPEPLLD, translated from the coding sequence ATGCCAGCCACCACCTGCCTCTATGATCAAGTGCTGTCGTTATTGCGTCAATCCAGTAATGCCCGCGACCTGCGCCACCTCAAAGCGCTGGCGTGGATGGTGACGGCCCTGGTGTGCAGCGGTCGGTTGAGCCTGCCGCAGTGGGAAGCCTATGTGCCCAGTCGGGCCCGTCAGGCGCAAAGCACTGAACGCCGGTGGCAGCGCTTCCTAGGCAATCGCCGGGTGCGGGTCAAAAGTCTGTACGTGCCGCTGGTGCTAGCCGCCATCCATCGCTGGCAAGGTCGGCGGCTTTACCTGGCGCTCGATACGACGGTGTTGTGGAATCGCTACTGCAGGATTCACCTGACGGTTACCTGTTGCGGACGAGCGGTGCCGCTGCTGTGGCGGGTTTTGGAGCATCCCAGTGCCACCGTCAGCACGAAGCGATACCTCCCCATGCTGCGGTTAGCCCATCGGCTGTTGCAGTCGTACCCCGATGTGATGGTGTTAGCCGACCGCGGGTTTGCTAACCATGACCTGCTGGAGTGGCTAAGCCAAAGTCGCTGGCACTATTGTTTACGCTTGCCCAGTGACGTAGTGGTGCAGGGTCCGCGCCGTCATCCTGTTAAGGTAGGCTATCTGTGGCCTCCCAAAGGTGAAGCTCGACTCTATGAAGGGGTGGGAATCTGGAGCGAGGGGCGCTGGCGCTGCAATTTGGTGCTGGCTCATGTCAAAGGCGTCGAGGAACCCTGGGCGGTCATCACTGATGAGTCTCCCTCCCTCAATACCCTGTGGCAATATGCTCTCCGCTTTCGAGTCGAGGAGCTTTTCCTCGATTCTAAATCTGGTGTCTTTGAGTTAGAAGCTTCCGGCATCCGCTCCGCTCCGGCTCTCGAACGCCTCTATCTGGTCGCGGCGATCGCTATCCTTGATGGCACGACCCAGGGCATGGCGGTGCAACTCGATGGGCTACGCTGCCAGGTTGACCCGCACTGGAGGCGAGGGATTAGCTATCTCAACATAGGTTTGCGCTGGCTCAAGGGTGCCGTCAATAAAGGGCGAACACTGCTTCAGCCGATTGCCCTATTTACCGTTGACCCTGAACCCCTGCTTGACTGA
- the gap gene encoding type I glyceraldehyde-3-phosphate dehydrogenase: MTVRVGINGFGRIGRLVLRAGINNPKFEFVGINDLVPADNLAYLFKYDSTHGMYHGTVEATSDSMTLNGHKIPCMATRNPAELPWDKLGVDYVVESTGFFTDYEGASNHLTAGAKRVLISAPTKDPEKVPTYVVGVNHEDFEPSKDVIVSNASCTTNCLAPIAKVLHQNFGIAEGLMTTVHSMTATQPTVDGPSKKDWRGGRGASQNIIPSSTGAAKAVALVLPELKGKLTGMAFRVGTPDVSVVDLTFKTEKATTYEEICAAMKAASEGPMQGILGYTEEEVVSMDFRTDPRSSIFDAKAGIALNSNFFKVVSWYDNEWGYSNRVLDLLLQMGEEDGLI, translated from the coding sequence ATGACCGTTAGAGTCGGCATCAACGGATTTGGTCGCATCGGTCGCCTAGTGCTTCGCGCAGGCATCAACAACCCCAAGTTTGAATTTGTCGGTATCAACGACCTCGTGCCCGCCGACAACCTCGCCTACCTGTTCAAATACGACTCCACCCACGGCATGTATCACGGCACGGTGGAAGCCACCAGCGACAGCATGACCCTCAATGGGCACAAGATTCCCTGCATGGCCACGCGCAACCCCGCAGAACTGCCCTGGGACAAGCTCGGCGTAGACTACGTGGTAGAATCCACTGGCTTTTTCACCGACTACGAAGGCGCATCCAACCATCTCACCGCAGGCGCAAAGCGGGTGCTGATTTCGGCTCCTACCAAAGACCCCGAAAAAGTCCCCACCTACGTCGTTGGCGTGAACCACGAAGACTTTGAGCCTTCCAAAGACGTGATTGTCTCCAACGCAAGCTGCACGACCAACTGCCTCGCCCCGATCGCCAAAGTGCTGCACCAAAACTTCGGCATCGCTGAAGGACTGATGACCACCGTTCACTCCATGACCGCCACCCAGCCTACCGTCGATGGCCCCAGCAAAAAAGACTGGCGCGGCGGCCGCGGTGCTTCGCAAAACATCATTCCTTCGTCCACAGGCGCAGCCAAAGCCGTGGCGCTGGTGCTGCCGGAGCTAAAAGGCAAGCTGACGGGCATGGCTTTCCGCGTCGGCACGCCCGATGTGTCGGTAGTTGACCTCACCTTCAAGACCGAAAAAGCCACCACCTACGAGGAAATCTGCGCCGCCATGAAGGCCGCTTCCGAAGGGCCGATGCAGGGCATTCTGGGCTATACCGAAGAAGAAGTGGTGTCGATGGACTTCCGCACCGACCCACGCTCCAGCATCTTCGATGCCAAGGCCGGCATCGCGCTCAATTCCAACTTCTTCAAAGTCGTGTCTTGGTATGACAACGAGTGGGGCTATTCCAACCGCGTCCTTGACCTGCTCTTGCAAATGGGCGAAGAGGATGGGTTGATCTAA
- a CDS encoding cation:proton antiporter: MLIGTAATATRDVPELIPVLIILLLVATAVALLSRRFRLPYVTGLVIAGLAIAELLPRRVGLNTSLILNLFLPILLFESAINTDISRLRSTLRPILLLAGPGVVLASGITALVLKFGLGLGWIPALLAGVILAITDTVSVIAVFKEVAVPGRLSTIVEGESLFNDGIALVLFGLILQAHLTGSVTLTEGVQRFVVVIAGGALLGLVLGYLCAGFFTQSDDPLSGILLTVALALGAYQLGELLRVSGVVAVVVSGLIVGNAGLSRRFSASSRITLYNFWNYAAFGVNTFIFLLIGLELELFTLWRNLPAVLLAIAAYQVGRLLSVYPLLALLRPFDRPIPLRWQHVMFLGNIKGSLSMALALSLPASLAERGDLIALVYGAVLLSLVGQGLSLPWLVKQLKLSPLSETRRQTEELQAQLIAAKAAQDELESLLKTGVLPKAVYEELRSRYQVQVARAEKLLRDRYNQRADSGAIDAGDRPKLDAIRRHLLLSEKSALQEALRKRVISEAIAREQLQQIDEQLLLLEDE; encoded by the coding sequence ATGTTGATTGGAACCGCTGCCACTGCGACCCGTGATGTGCCGGAGCTGATTCCGGTGCTGATTATTTTGCTGCTGGTGGCGACGGCGGTGGCGCTGCTGTCGCGGCGGTTTCGGCTGCCCTACGTGACGGGGCTGGTGATTGCGGGGCTGGCGATCGCCGAACTGTTGCCCCGGCGAGTTGGCCTCAACACCTCGCTGATCCTGAACCTGTTTTTGCCCATTCTGCTGTTTGAATCTGCCATCAACACTGACATTAGCCGCCTCCGCAGCACTCTGAGGCCAATTCTGCTGCTGGCGGGGCCAGGTGTGGTGCTGGCTTCAGGTATCACTGCGCTGGTGCTGAAGTTTGGGCTGGGTCTGGGGTGGATTCCGGCGCTGCTGGCGGGGGTGATCTTGGCGATTACTGATACGGTGTCGGTCATTGCCGTGTTCAAAGAAGTTGCTGTGCCGGGTCGCCTTTCGACCATTGTGGAAGGCGAGAGCTTGTTTAACGACGGCATTGCCCTGGTGCTGTTTGGGCTGATTTTGCAGGCGCATCTGACGGGTTCGGTGACGCTGACGGAAGGCGTGCAGCGATTTGTGGTGGTGATTGCGGGCGGGGCGCTGCTGGGGCTGGTGTTGGGCTATCTCTGTGCAGGCTTTTTTACTCAGTCGGATGATCCCCTCAGCGGCATTTTGCTGACGGTGGCGCTGGCGCTGGGGGCGTATCAGCTTGGGGAGTTGCTGCGGGTGTCGGGCGTGGTTGCGGTGGTGGTGTCTGGATTAATCGTGGGAAATGCGGGGCTATCGCGGCGATTTTCTGCCTCCAGCCGCATCACGCTATATAACTTCTGGAATTACGCTGCTTTTGGGGTTAATACGTTTATTTTTCTGCTGATTGGTCTGGAGCTGGAGTTATTTACGCTGTGGCGCAATTTGCCGGCCGTGCTGCTGGCGATCGCCGCGTATCAGGTGGGGCGGCTGCTGTCGGTCTATCCGCTATTGGCGCTGCTGCGGCCCTTCGATCGCCCAATTCCCCTACGCTGGCAGCATGTGATGTTTTTGGGCAACATCAAAGGCTCGCTGTCGATGGCGCTGGCGCTGAGCCTGCCTGCTAGCCTAGCGGAACGCGGTGATCTGATTGCGCTGGTCTATGGAGCCGTGCTGCTGTCGTTGGTGGGGCAGGGCCTCAGCTTGCCGTGGCTGGTGAAGCAGCTAAAGCTATCGCCCCTGTCGGAAACCCGCCGCCAAACCGAGGAATTGCAGGCGCAACTGATCGCCGCCAAAGCTGCCCAGGACGAGCTAGAAAGCCTGCTGAAGACGGGCGTATTGCCCAAGGCGGTATATGAGGAACTGCGATCGCGCTATCAAGTCCAGGTGGCCCGCGCCGAAAAATTGCTGCGCGATCGCTACAACCAGCGGGCGGACTCTGGCGCAATCGACGCGGGCGATCGCCCCAAACTCGATGCCATCCGCCGCCATCTGCTGCTTTCGGAAAAAAGCGCCCTGCAAGAGGCCCTGCGAAAGCGGGTGATTTCTGAGGCGATCGCCCGCGAACAGCTTCAGCAAATCGACGAACAACTCTTGCTTTTGGAGGACGAATAA